A stretch of Rhizobium glycinendophyticum DNA encodes these proteins:
- a CDS encoding ABC transporter permease produces the protein MTQSTDTGDIPALSLYQRFPLAVLVAQRLVLSLVLLLAVSVLIYGGVEALPGDFATTYLGQSATPQAVANIRADLGLDRPIVTRYFEWLGGAIQGDFGTSWASRNSVTEQIGKRLGNSLSLAALAAAISVPLAVGLGMLAVHFRNRMPDRIINVISLAAISLPEFFIGYLLILVFAINFNIATFPSTVHDGMTIAERLKAMALPTATLVLVVLAHMMRMTRAAILSVMSSAYMETAELKGLSALRAIVKHAAPNAIAPIVNVVALNLAYLVVGVVVVEVVFVYPGMGQYMVDAVTVRDMPVVQACGLIFAAVYIFLNMLADIIAIVANPRLRHPR, from the coding sequence ATGACCCAATCGACCGATACCGGTGACATACCGGCCCTTTCTCTCTACCAGCGGTTCCCGCTGGCCGTCCTGGTGGCGCAGCGTCTGGTGCTGAGCCTCGTCCTGCTGCTCGCGGTTTCGGTGCTCATCTATGGCGGCGTCGAGGCCCTTCCCGGCGACTTTGCCACCACCTATCTCGGCCAGTCGGCCACGCCGCAGGCGGTCGCCAATATCCGCGCCGATCTCGGCCTCGACCGGCCCATCGTCACCCGTTATTTCGAATGGCTCGGCGGCGCAATCCAGGGCGATTTCGGCACCTCCTGGGCGAGCCGGAACTCCGTCACCGAACAGATCGGAAAGCGGCTCGGCAATTCCCTGTCGCTGGCAGCACTCGCCGCCGCGATTTCCGTGCCGCTCGCGGTCGGCCTCGGCATGCTCGCCGTGCATTTTCGCAACCGCATGCCCGATCGCATCATCAACGTGATCTCGCTTGCGGCGATCTCGCTGCCGGAATTCTTCATCGGCTATTTGCTGATCCTGGTCTTCGCGATCAACTTCAACATCGCGACCTTCCCCTCGACCGTACATGACGGCATGACCATCGCCGAACGGCTGAAGGCCATGGCGCTGCCGACGGCGACACTCGTGCTCGTGGTGCTTGCCCACATGATGCGCATGACCCGCGCCGCAATTCTCTCGGTCATGTCGTCGGCCTATATGGAAACCGCCGAACTGAAGGGCCTCTCCGCGCTCCGGGCCATCGTCAAACATGCCGCACCGAACGCGATTGCCCCGATCGTCAACGTCGTCGCCCTCAACCTCGCCTATCTCGTCGTCGGCGTCGTCGTGGTCGAAGTGGTCTTCGTCTATCCCGGCATGGGCCAGTACATGGTCGATGCCGTCACCGTGCGCGACATGCCCGTTGTCCAGGCCTGCGGCC
- a CDS encoding ABC transporter substrate-binding protein: MSNDKFLSSLSRAALSRREFMGRAMAAGLTLTAASSLYATSASAQEPKRGGNLKLGLEGGSATDSKDPAKFLSQFMFCVGRCWGDMLVESDPLTGAAVPALAESWEPSADAATWTFTIRKGVQFHNGKELTIDDVVATLKRHTDEKSESGALGVMKSIKEIKKDGDKLVLVLTEGNADLPLLLTDYHLVIQPNGGYDDPLASIGTGPYKLTSFEAGVRATLEKNPNDWRSDRGYVDTIEIIGMNDATARIAALASGQVHYINRVDPKTVGMLKRSPNVEILSTSGRGHYVFIMHCNTAPFDNNDLRLALKYAMDREAMVETVLGGYGKVGNDFPINSTYALFPEGIEQRTYDPDKAAFHYKKSGHSGPVLLRTSEVAFPGAVDAAVLYQGSAQKAGIEIEVKREPGDGYWSNVWNVQPFSTSYWGGRPTQDQMYSTAYLSTADWNDTRFLRPDFDKILLQARAELDEGKRKDMYREMAMMVRDEGGLILPMFNDFVNAAQKSVKGYVHDIGNDMSNGYVATRVWLEA; encoded by the coding sequence ATGAGCAACGATAAATTTCTTTCGAGCCTGAGCCGAGCCGCACTCAGCCGACGCGAGTTCATGGGCCGCGCCATGGCCGCCGGCCTGACGCTCACGGCCGCCAGCTCGCTCTACGCCACCAGCGCCTCGGCGCAGGAGCCGAAGCGCGGCGGCAACCTGAAGCTCGGCCTCGAAGGCGGCTCGGCCACCGACAGCAAGGACCCGGCGAAATTCCTGTCGCAGTTCATGTTCTGCGTCGGCCGCTGCTGGGGCGACATGCTGGTCGAAAGCGATCCGCTGACGGGTGCAGCGGTCCCGGCGCTCGCCGAAAGCTGGGAACCGTCCGCCGATGCCGCGACCTGGACCTTCACCATCCGCAAGGGCGTGCAGTTCCATAACGGCAAGGAACTGACCATCGACGACGTCGTCGCCACCCTGAAGCGCCACACCGACGAGAAGTCCGAATCCGGCGCGCTCGGCGTGATGAAGTCGATCAAGGAGATCAAGAAGGATGGCGACAAGCTCGTTCTCGTCTTGACCGAAGGCAATGCCGACCTGCCGCTGCTTCTCACCGACTACCACCTCGTCATCCAGCCGAACGGCGGTTACGACGACCCGCTCGCCTCGATCGGCACCGGCCCCTACAAGCTGACCAGCTTCGAAGCCGGCGTGCGCGCAACGCTTGAAAAGAACCCCAATGACTGGCGTTCGGACCGCGGCTATGTCGACACGATCGAGATCATCGGCATGAACGATGCGACCGCCCGTATCGCGGCGCTCGCCTCCGGTCAGGTCCACTACATCAACCGCGTCGATCCGAAGACCGTCGGCATGCTGAAGCGCTCGCCGAATGTCGAGATCCTCTCGACCTCCGGTCGCGGCCACTATGTCTTCATCATGCATTGCAACACCGCGCCGTTCGACAACAACGATCTTCGCCTTGCGCTGAAATATGCCATGGACCGCGAAGCCATGGTCGAGACCGTGCTCGGCGGTTACGGCAAGGTCGGCAACGACTTCCCGATCAACAGCACCTATGCGCTCTTCCCCGAGGGCATCGAGCAGCGCACCTACGATCCGGACAAGGCCGCCTTCCACTACAAGAAGTCGGGTCACTCCGGTCCGGTCCTGCTGCGCACGTCGGAAGTCGCCTTCCCGGGGGCTGTCGACGCCGCCGTTCTCTACCAGGGCAGCGCCCAGAAGGCCGGTATCGAGATCGAAGTGAAGCGCGAGCCGGGTGACGGCTACTGGTCGAATGTCTGGAATGTCCAGCCCTTCTCCACGTCCTATTGGGGCGGTCGCCCGACCCAGGACCAGATGTATTCCACGGCTTACCTTTCGACCGCCGACTGGAACGACACCCGTTTCTTGCGTCCCGACTTCGACAAGATCCTGCTTCAGGCGCGCGCCGAACTCGATGAAGGCAAGCGCAAGGACATGTATCGCGAGATGGCGATGATGGTGCGCGACGAGGGCGGCCTGATCCTGCCGATGTTCAACGACTTCGTGAACGCGGCGCAGAAGAGCGTGAAGGGCTATGTTCACGACATCGGCAACGACATGTCGAACGGCTATGTCGCGACCCGCGTCTGGCTGGAAGCCTGA
- a CDS encoding carnitinyl-CoA dehydratase, which yields MTDPIRTRRENGILEVTIDRPKANAVDLATSRIMGEIFANFRDDASLRVAIITGAGTKFFCPGWDLKAAAEGDAVDGDYGVGGFGGLQELRDLNKPVIAAINGICCGGGLEIALSADLILAADHATFALPEIRSGTVADAASIKLPKRIPYHIAMDMLLTGRWLNAEEAHRWGFVNEILPADTLMDRAWALARLLESGPPLVYAAIKEIVRDAEGRDFQTTMNKITKRQYRTVDVLYGSEDQLEGARAFAEKRQPVWKGR from the coding sequence GTGACCGACCCTATCCGCACCCGCCGCGAAAACGGCATCCTGGAGGTGACGATTGATCGTCCCAAGGCCAATGCCGTTGATCTCGCCACCAGCCGGATCATGGGCGAAATCTTCGCAAACTTCCGCGACGACGCCAGCCTGCGGGTTGCCATCATCACCGGTGCCGGCACGAAATTCTTCTGCCCAGGCTGGGACCTGAAGGCGGCAGCCGAGGGTGATGCGGTCGACGGAGACTACGGCGTCGGCGGCTTCGGCGGGCTGCAGGAACTGCGCGATCTCAACAAACCCGTGATCGCCGCAATCAACGGCATCTGTTGCGGCGGCGGTCTGGAGATTGCGCTATCAGCCGATCTCATTCTCGCCGCCGACCATGCCACCTTCGCGCTGCCGGAAATCCGCTCGGGCACGGTTGCCGACGCCGCCTCGATCAAGCTGCCGAAGCGCATTCCCTATCACATCGCCATGGACATGCTCCTGACCGGGCGCTGGCTGAACGCCGAGGAGGCGCATCGCTGGGGCTTCGTCAACGAGATCCTGCCGGCAGACACGCTGATGGACCGCGCCTGGGCGCTGGCACGCCTACTCGAAAGCGGCCCCCCACTGGTCTATGCCGCAATCAAGGAGATCGTGCGCGATGCGGAGGGGCGGGATTTCCAGACGACGATGAACAAGATCACCAAACGGCAATACCGGACGGTAGACGTGCTTTACGGCAGCGAAGACCAGTTAGAGGGCGCACGCGCCTTCGCCGAGAAGCGCCAGCCGGTATGGAAAGGAAGATAG
- a CDS encoding acetate--CoA ligase family protein: MTTEARSPLARLIRPETIAVFGGKEAARVVEQCDRAGYRGKIWPVHPTRETVHGHRCYRSVADLPGAPDAAFIGVNRVLTVEILRELSQRGAGGAICYASGFAEAVTELADGPALQAELVAAAGDMAMLGPNCYGFINMLDDALLWPDQHGMVHVDRGVAILTQSSNIALNITMQARGLPIAYLMTAGNQAQTGLSALATAALEDQRVTAVALHVESFDDLEALQTLASRARALGKPVVALKVGKSIAAQRAALSHTASLAGNDRVSSALLKRLGIGRVHSLPEMLETLKLLHVCGPLAADTVSSMSCSGGEASLMADAGVGRSVEFPDLPAEQLPALRETLGTMVTLSNPLDYHTFVWGNRARQAEAFSAVMGGDYGINLIVLDFPRADRCDVSDWTTTIEAVIDAKRRTGAATGVVATLGETMPEAVATRLVTEGVVPFCGIDEALAAIDIAHSIHVAWSRPAPACLSCSPVVETDVTSLFEDRAKPLLAAYGVTVPYGLIARNPEQAVSVADRLGYPVAVKGIGIAHKSDVGAVRLNIRSASEVLAAATAMAAITERFLVEKMAQKPVAELIVGAFRDPFVGPVMTLGAGGVLVDLINDSTILLLPTTDADIRAAIASLKVSALIKGYRGGPAGDINALVQLVASVADYVADNATRLEELDLNPVLVLPEGEGVIAVDAFIRTRS, translated from the coding sequence ATGACGACTGAAGCCCGCTCGCCGCTCGCCCGCCTGATCCGTCCTGAAACCATCGCCGTCTTTGGCGGCAAGGAAGCGGCACGGGTGGTGGAACAGTGCGACAGGGCGGGCTATCGCGGCAAAATCTGGCCGGTGCACCCCACGCGCGAGACGGTACACGGCCATCGGTGCTATCGGTCGGTCGCCGATCTTCCAGGCGCACCGGATGCCGCCTTCATCGGCGTCAATCGCGTGCTCACGGTAGAGATCCTGCGCGAGCTCTCCCAGCGTGGTGCCGGCGGTGCCATTTGCTATGCCTCGGGTTTTGCCGAAGCCGTGACCGAACTGGCCGATGGTCCGGCGCTTCAGGCGGAACTGGTGGCAGCCGCCGGCGACATGGCCATGCTCGGCCCCAATTGCTACGGCTTCATCAACATGCTGGACGATGCCCTGCTCTGGCCCGACCAGCACGGCATGGTCCATGTCGACCGGGGTGTAGCCATCCTCACCCAGTCATCCAACATCGCGCTCAACATCACGATGCAGGCCCGAGGTCTGCCGATTGCCTATTTGATGACCGCAGGCAATCAGGCCCAGACGGGCCTGTCGGCGCTCGCGACCGCCGCCCTGGAGGACCAGCGGGTGACTGCGGTTGCCCTTCATGTCGAAAGCTTCGACGATCTAGAGGCCTTGCAAACGCTCGCAAGCCGTGCTCGTGCGCTCGGCAAGCCGGTCGTCGCGCTGAAGGTCGGCAAATCCATCGCCGCCCAGCGCGCGGCGCTCTCCCACACAGCCTCGCTTGCCGGCAATGATCGCGTCTCCTCAGCACTGCTCAAGCGTCTCGGCATCGGGCGGGTCCATTCGCTGCCCGAGATGCTGGAGACATTGAAGCTCCTGCATGTCTGCGGGCCGCTTGCCGCCGACACCGTATCCTCGATGAGCTGTTCCGGGGGAGAGGCCTCGCTGATGGCGGATGCCGGCGTTGGCAGGTCGGTCGAATTTCCCGATCTCCCAGCGGAACAACTGCCGGCGCTGCGCGAAACGCTTGGCACCATGGTGACGCTCTCCAATCCGCTCGACTACCACACCTTTGTATGGGGCAATCGGGCACGGCAGGCCGAGGCGTTTTCGGCCGTCATGGGCGGTGACTACGGCATCAATCTCATCGTCCTCGATTTTCCTCGGGCCGACCGCTGCGATGTCAGCGACTGGACGACGACCATTGAGGCGGTCATCGACGCAAAGCGTCGGACCGGTGCTGCCACCGGCGTGGTGGCCACCCTTGGCGAGACCATGCCGGAAGCCGTCGCGACGCGTCTGGTTACCGAGGGCGTCGTGCCCTTCTGCGGCATTGATGAGGCGCTGGCCGCGATCGATATCGCGCATTCTATACACGTCGCCTGGAGCAGGCCGGCCCCGGCCTGCCTCTCGTGCTCCCCTGTCGTCGAGACGGATGTCACGTCTCTCTTCGAAGACCGCGCGAAACCCTTGCTCGCCGCCTATGGCGTTACGGTCCCCTATGGTCTGATCGCCCGCAATCCGGAGCAGGCGGTTTCCGTGGCAGATCGGCTCGGCTATCCGGTGGCCGTCAAGGGCATTGGCATCGCGCACAAGAGTGATGTCGGCGCGGTGCGCCTCAACATCAGAAGCGCCTCCGAAGTCCTCGCGGCGGCGACGGCCATGGCAGCCATCACCGAGCGTTTTCTCGTTGAAAAAATGGCCCAAAAACCCGTGGCAGAGCTGATCGTCGGCGCGTTTCGCGACCCCTTCGTCGGACCGGTGATGACGCTTGGCGCTGGCGGCGTGCTCGTCGATCTGATCAACGACAGCACGATTTTGCTTCTGCCTACCACCGATGCCGACATTCGCGCGGCAATTGCAAGCCTGAAGGTCTCCGCTCTCATCAAAGGCTATCGCGGCGGGCCGGCAGGCGATATCAATGCATTGGTACAACTCGTCGCCTCTGTCGCAGATTATGTCGCAGACAACGCAACGAGACTGGAAGAACTGGACCTTAATCCGGTTCTGGTGCTGCCGGAAGGTGAAGGCGTCATCGCCGTCGATGCCTTCATCCGGACAAGGAGTTGA
- a CDS encoding acyl-CoA dehydrogenase family protein, translating to MDFALTAEQQMIVETVRGFVESELYPLEDQVERQGFVPPEMGWDIAAKVKQLGFFACNMPEEVGGGGLDHQTFTLVERELGRASMALTVFFGRPSGILMGCNDDQRERYLLPATRGDKFDALAMTEPGAGSDLRGMSCTARPDGDDWVINGTKHFISHANIADFVIVFVATGEEETPKGVKKLITCFLVDRGTPGFTIRDGYSSVSHRGYKNCILDFDDCRLPSAQILGELHKGFELANAWLYGTRLTVAASCVGRARRVFDLAVPYAAERHQFGKPIGANQGVSFKLADMITEIDAADYLTLAAAWRLDQGLPANREIASAKLYASEMLSRVTDEAIQIHGGMGLMDDLPLARFWRDARVERIWDGTSEIQRHIISRDLLRPFGA from the coding sequence ATGGATTTCGCCCTCACCGCAGAGCAGCAGATGATCGTGGAAACGGTCCGCGGCTTCGTGGAGAGCGAACTCTATCCTCTTGAGGACCAGGTCGAGAGACAAGGTTTCGTCCCGCCTGAGATGGGCTGGGACATCGCGGCCAAGGTGAAGCAGCTCGGCTTCTTCGCCTGCAACATGCCCGAAGAGGTCGGCGGTGGCGGGCTCGACCACCAGACCTTCACGCTGGTGGAACGCGAACTCGGCCGGGCCTCCATGGCGCTCACCGTGTTTTTCGGCCGGCCCTCCGGCATTCTGATGGGCTGCAACGACGACCAGCGCGAACGCTATCTGCTGCCGGCCACGCGCGGCGACAAGTTCGACGCGCTCGCCATGACCGAGCCCGGCGCCGGCTCGGACCTGCGCGGCATGAGCTGCACGGCCCGCCCCGACGGCGACGACTGGGTGATCAACGGCACCAAACATTTCATCAGCCATGCCAATATCGCCGATTTCGTCATCGTCTTCGTCGCCACCGGTGAAGAGGAAACGCCGAAGGGCGTGAAGAAGCTGATCACCTGCTTCCTCGTCGATCGCGGCACGCCCGGATTCACCATCCGTGACGGCTATTCCTCCGTGTCCCATCGCGGCTACAAGAACTGCATCCTCGATTTCGACGATTGTCGCCTACCCTCGGCCCAGATCCTCGGCGAGCTGCACAAGGGATTCGAACTCGCCAATGCCTGGCTCTACGGCACACGCCTGACCGTCGCTGCGAGCTGCGTCGGCCGCGCCCGGCGGGTCTTCGACCTTGCGGTTCCCTACGCCGCCGAGCGGCACCAGTTCGGCAAGCCAATCGGCGCCAACCAGGGTGTTTCCTTCAAGCTCGCCGACATGATCACCGAGATCGATGCGGCGGACTATCTGACGCTTGCCGCCGCCTGGCGTCTTGACCAGGGCCTTCCGGCCAATCGCGAGATCGCGTCGGCCAAGCTATACGCCTCGGAAATGCTCTCCCGCGTCACCGACGAGGCAATCCAGATCCATGGCGGCATGGGCCTGATGGACGACCTGCCGCTGGCGCGCTTCTGGCGCGACGCACGCGTGGAGCGGATCTGGGACGGCACCTCGGAAATCCAGCGCCACATCATCAGCCGCGACCTGCTGCGGCCGTTTGGAGCGTGA
- a CDS encoding carnitine 3-dehydrogenase: MSKIQKAACIGGGVIGGAWAARFVLAGIDTTIFDPHPEAERIIGEVMANAERAYEMLTMAPLPPKGKLTYAASLEEAVAGADWIQESVPERVDLKRGVITQIDAAADPQALIGSSTSGILPTDLQRDMKHPERMFVAHPYNPVYLLPLAELVGGEKTSRAVLEDAKAKLAPIGMKGVILNKEIEGFVGDRLLEALWREALWLINDDICDTETLDDVIRYSFGMRWAQMGLFETYRIAGGEAGMRHFLAQFGPCLAWPWTKLTDVVDLNDELVDKIAGQSDAQSGARGIRDLERIRDQNLVGIMQALKAGDAGRGWGAGKLLSEFEQHLWSAAPAPAAADVTKPIKLADFRVHPSWVDYNGHMTEYRYSQCFADSSDALLRLIGVDMDYVSAGHSYYTVENHVRLLDECKLGDALYVELQLLPSDGKKLHSFFWLRRAADNAVVATCEHLMLHVSTAEGKTVPPLPEILAKLEPLIAGHASLPVPGGAGRHVGQKR, translated from the coding sequence ATGAGCAAAATCCAGAAGGCGGCCTGTATCGGCGGCGGTGTGATCGGCGGAGCCTGGGCGGCGCGTTTCGTGCTGGCCGGCATCGACACGACGATCTTCGATCCGCATCCGGAGGCCGAGCGCATCATCGGTGAGGTCATGGCCAATGCCGAACGCGCCTATGAAATGTTGACCATGGCGCCGCTGCCCCCCAAAGGGAAACTCACCTACGCGGCCTCGCTCGAGGAAGCAGTCGCCGGCGCCGACTGGATCCAGGAAAGCGTGCCGGAGCGCGTCGATCTCAAGCGCGGCGTCATCACCCAGATCGATGCGGCAGCCGACCCGCAAGCCCTGATCGGCTCCTCGACTTCCGGAATCCTGCCGACCGATCTGCAGCGCGACATGAAACATCCCGAGCGCATGTTCGTCGCGCATCCCTATAACCCGGTCTATCTCCTGCCGCTCGCCGAACTCGTCGGCGGTGAAAAGACCAGCCGCGCCGTCCTGGAAGATGCCAAGGCGAAACTCGCACCGATCGGCATGAAGGGCGTCATCCTCAACAAGGAGATCGAAGGTTTCGTCGGCGACCGGTTGCTGGAAGCGCTGTGGCGCGAGGCGCTCTGGCTGATCAACGACGACATCTGCGACACCGAGACCCTCGATGACGTGATTCGCTATTCCTTCGGCATGCGCTGGGCGCAGATGGGCCTGTTCGAGACCTATCGCATCGCCGGCGGCGAAGCCGGCATGCGGCATTTCCTCGCCCAGTTCGGCCCCTGCCTCGCCTGGCCCTGGACCAAGCTCACCGACGTGGTCGATCTCAACGACGAACTCGTCGACAAGATCGCCGGCCAGTCAGACGCCCAGTCGGGCGCGCGCGGCATCCGCGATCTCGAGCGCATCCGCGACCAGAACCTCGTGGGCATCATGCAGGCCTTGAAGGCCGGCGATGCCGGTCGTGGCTGGGGTGCGGGCAAGCTTTTGTCCGAGTTCGAGCAGCATCTCTGGTCGGCCGCACCGGCGCCCGCTGCCGCTGATGTCACGAAGCCAATCAAGCTTGCGGACTTCCGTGTGCATCCCTCCTGGGTCGACTACAACGGCCACATGACCGAATACCGCTACAGCCAGTGCTTTGCCGACAGTTCGGACGCGCTGCTGCGGCTGATCGGCGTCGACATGGATTACGTCTCGGCCGGTCACAGCTATTATACCGTCGAAAATCATGTGCGGCTGCTCGACGAGTGCAAGCTGGGTGATGCGCTCTATGTCGAGCTGCAACTGCTGCCGTCGGATGGGAAGAAGCTGCACAGCTTCTTCTGGCTGCGGCGCGCTGCCGACAATGCCGTCGTGGCGACCTGCGAACACCTGATGCTGCATGTGTCCACGGCGGAAGGCAAAACCGTGCCGCCACTTCCGGAGATCCTCGCCAAACTCGAACCTCTGATCGCCGGTCACGCTTCGCTGCCGGTGCCCGGTGGCGCCGGTCGGCATGTGGGACAGAAGAGGTAG
- a CDS encoding 3-keto-5-aminohexanoate cleavage protein → MPLTMNRDVFITCAVTGAGDTTSKSPHVPITPKQIAESAIDAAKAGAAVVHCHVRDPETGAASRRNDLYKEVTDRIRSADVDVVLNLTAGMGGDLIFGNVEQPLPLNPVGTDMAGATERVSHVAECLPEICTLDCGTMNFSLGDYVMTNTPSMLRAMAKLMTDLGVRPEIEAFDTGHLWFAKQLVEEGLIEDPVLIQLCMGIPWGAPDDLNTFMAMVNNVPANWTFSAFSIGRNAMAYPAASVLAGGNVRVGLEDNLYAGKGLLATNAQLVEKAVTVIEGMGARIIGPDEVRKKLKLTKR, encoded by the coding sequence GTGCCTTTGACCATGAACCGGGATGTCTTCATCACTTGCGCCGTCACCGGCGCCGGAGACACCACCTCGAAATCGCCGCATGTGCCGATCACTCCCAAGCAGATCGCCGAGTCCGCCATCGATGCCGCCAAGGCCGGTGCCGCCGTCGTGCATTGCCATGTCCGCGATCCGGAAACGGGTGCCGCCAGCCGCCGCAACGATCTCTACAAGGAAGTGACCGACCGCATCCGCTCGGCCGATGTCGACGTCGTCCTGAACCTGACCGCCGGCATGGGCGGGGACCTGATTTTCGGCAATGTCGAACAGCCGCTGCCGCTCAACCCCGTGGGCACCGACATGGCCGGCGCCACCGAACGCGTGTCCCATGTCGCCGAATGCCTGCCGGAAATCTGCACACTCGATTGCGGCACGATGAATTTCTCGCTCGGCGATTACGTCATGACCAACACGCCGTCGATGCTGCGGGCCATGGCAAAGCTGATGACGGATCTCGGCGTGCGCCCCGAGATCGAAGCCTTCGACACTGGCCATCTGTGGTTCGCCAAGCAGCTGGTCGAGGAAGGCCTGATCGAGGATCCTGTTCTCATCCAGCTCTGCATGGGCATTCCCTGGGGTGCACCCGACGACCTCAACACCTTCATGGCGATGGTCAACAACGTGCCGGCCAACTGGACCTTCTCGGCCTTCTCGATCGGCCGCAATGCCATGGCCTATCCGGCGGCATCAGTGCTTGCCGGCGGCAATGTGCGCGTCGGGCTCGAAGACAATCTCTATGCCGGCAAGGGCCTGCTCGCCACCAATGCCCAGCTCGTCGAAAAGGCCGTGACCGTGATCGAGGGCATGGGCGCCCGGATCATCGGGCCGGACGAGGTGCGCAAGAAGTTGAAGCTCACCAAGCGCTGA
- a CDS encoding GlxA family transcriptional regulator — protein MSDSSSTTTLDLLVVPDTNLILVASVIEPLRLANRVSGLELYCWRILSPDGRAIETKSHIPIPVDGAFQPGSEEDPLFVLSSHNWKRHATSDLKRLLAKSARHRSLVAGIESGAWLLADSALLDNFSATLHWEDYDDFAAAYPQVKTVRERFVIDGKRITTGGSLPTLDLMLELIRRRHGYSLALEVSRQFIYEQGGVSPGATAMPSTGSIRLADPRVSQAMRVMEEHLEQPLPLVRLARRIGISERRLQTLFIEAIGAPPHIHYLALRLNAARRKVIETRTPFADIAAATGFNSASAFSRSYRAHFRESPSDTRRRLKGYGAGA, from the coding sequence ATGTCCGATTCCAGTTCCACCACCACGCTCGACCTCCTCGTCGTACCCGACACCAATCTGATTCTGGTCGCCTCGGTCATTGAGCCCTTGCGCCTGGCAAATAGGGTGAGCGGGCTGGAGCTGTATTGCTGGCGGATCCTCAGTCCCGACGGACGGGCAATCGAGACCAAGAGCCATATCCCGATCCCGGTGGACGGTGCCTTCCAACCCGGCAGCGAGGAAGATCCACTCTTCGTCCTGTCGAGCCACAACTGGAAGCGCCATGCCACGTCGGATTTAAAGCGCCTGCTGGCGAAGTCGGCCCGGCATCGCAGCCTCGTGGCCGGCATCGAATCCGGTGCCTGGCTGCTGGCCGACAGCGCGCTCCTCGACAATTTTTCCGCCACGCTGCACTGGGAAGATTATGACGATTTCGCTGCCGCCTATCCGCAGGTGAAGACGGTGCGCGAGCGCTTCGTCATTGACGGCAAGCGCATCACCACCGGCGGCTCGCTTCCGACGCTCGATCTGATGCTGGAACTGATCCGCCGCCGTCACGGCTATTCGCTGGCGCTCGAAGTGTCACGGCAGTTCATCTACGAGCAGGGCGGCGTAAGCCCTGGGGCCACCGCCATGCCCTCCACCGGCAGCATCCGGCTTGCCGATCCCCGCGTCAGCCAGGCGATGCGGGTGATGGAGGAGCATCTGGAACAGCCGCTGCCGCTGGTCCGGCTGGCGCGCCGCATCGGCATCAGCGAAAGACGGCTGCAGACCCTGTTCATCGAGGCGATCGGCGCCCCGCCACATATCCATTACCTGGCGCTGCGGCTGAACGCCGCCCGCCGCAAGGTGATCGAAACCCGCACCCCCTTCGCCGACATCGCCGCCGCCACCGGCTTCAACTCGGCGTCCGCCTTTTCGCGTAGCTATAGGGCCCATTTTCGCGAGAGCCCGTCGGATACGCGGCGGAGGTTGAAGGGGTATGGGGCGGGGGCGTGA